A genome region from Gossypium hirsutum isolate 1008001.06 chromosome A04, Gossypium_hirsutum_v2.1, whole genome shotgun sequence includes the following:
- the LOC107949138 gene encoding uncharacterized protein — protein sequence MFSQASTQQIQIEERKKETMGLMEKPPTILFPLLLRNLVSSVLISADKSLFYLSERYKLLKMIRYLVVTCFLFFLKLILSSIPTNLLSLSLQSDENNSFKTHKNDAYAVAGVGVGDSGISRALSQLLASVNDIPVSSRKYEIVRSLAERLIEENCREGIKALREMNRVVLSAAFSRTLCQLESAMAEHDRVGLDGSVARPVQYQVVRVLRAVRSVGDGVWGRAGKGVVRDVNRSGNSAEKMAAELLWLAQKLAACGFADEALEKWASASNLASLSLLAEPRLQGSLVKVTAFLFNQAKNIRVEEDREESSKEKWSQTKMKMITSWLPLLCRGSNGSDVPVLSISERAELEKILEDAIEKLEGEEQEQVLSLWLHHFTYCPSSDWPNLHASYTRWCTTSRKALCSHLSI from the exons AAACCATGGGTTTAATGGAGAAGCCACCCACGATTTTATTCCCTTTGCTGCTCCGTAATTTGGTATCTTCTGTATTGATTTCCGCCGATAAATCACTTTTCTACTTGTCGGAACGATATAAGCTTCTTAAGATGATACGTTACCTCGTCGTCActtgttttctcttctttttaaaGTTAATCCTTTCTTCTATTCCTACTAATTTACTCTCTTTATCACTACAATCCGATGAGAATAACTCGTTTAAGACCCACAAAAACGATGCTTATGCCGTCGCCGGTGTTGGGGTCGGCGATTCGGGGATTTCTCGTGCGCTTTCGCAGTTACTTGCCAGTGTTAATGACATTCCCGTTAGCTCCAGAAAGTACGAAATCGTACGGTCTTTGGCTGAAAGGTTGATCGAAGAGAATTGTAGGGAAGGTATCAAGGCTTTGCGGGAAATGAACCGTGTGGTTTTATCCGCGGCTTTCTCGAGGACCCTTTGCCAGCTTGAATCTGCAATGGCCGAACACGACAGGGTCGGTCTTGATGGTTCGGTGGCTAGACCGGTTCAGTATCAGGTGGTCAGGGTCTTGCGGGCGGTTCGATCGGTTGGGGATGGGGTGTGGGGTAGAGCGGGGAAAGGGGTGGTAAGGGATGTGAACCGGTCGGGGAATTCGGCTGAGAAAATGGCGGCTGAGTTGCTTTGGTTGGCGCAGAAATTAGCTGCTTGTGGGTTTGCTGATGAGGCTCTTGAGAAATGGGCATCGGCTTCGAATTTGGCTTCGCTTTCTCTTTTGGCTGAGCCGCGTCTTCAAGGTTCCCTCGTTAAGGTTACGG CATTTTTATTCAACCAAGCGAAGAACATTAGAGTGGAAGAAGATCGTGAAGAAAGCAGCAAAGAAAAGTGGAGTCAAACAAAGATGAAAATGATAACATCGTGGCTGCCGTTGTTGTGCAGAGGGAGCAATGGCAGCGACGTGCCGGTGCTGAGCATAAGCGAGAGAGCCGAGCTCGAGAAGATATTGGAGGACGCCATTGAAAAGCTAGAAGGAGAGGAACAAGAGCAAGTGCTTTCGCTTTGGCTTCACCATTTCACGTATTGCCCATCCTCCGATTGGCCTAACCTCCATGCATCATACACTCGTTGGTGTACCACATCTCGCAAAGCTCTTTGTTCTCACTTGAGTATTTAG